The following coding sequences lie in one Oncorhynchus clarkii lewisi isolate Uvic-CL-2024 unplaced genomic scaffold, UVic_Ocla_1.0 unplaced_contig_11871_pilon_pilon, whole genome shotgun sequence genomic window:
- the LOC139401301 gene encoding transcription factor MafAa, with translation MATDLAMSAELPNSPLAIEYVNDFDLMKFEVKKEPPEADRYCHRLPPGSLSSTPLSTPCSSVPSSPSFCAPSPGGQSGQNLANGVNSSNNSGSSNPQSSGGKPHLEDLYWIPNYQHHINPEALNLTPEDAVEALIGNAHHHHHHHQGYEGFRGQQYVGEDLSTASAGHHHQTHHHHHHHGHRLEDRFSDDQLVSMTVRELNRQLRGFSKEEVIRLKQKRRTLKNRGYAQSCRYKRVQQRHMLESEKCTLLSQVEQLKQDVARLAKERDLYKEKYEKLASRSYNGGGPGNNNRDPSNGNHGKPASTEFFM, from the coding sequence ATGGCCACCGACCTCGCCATGAGCGCAGAGTTGCCCAATAGCCCCCTGGCCATCGAGTATGTCAACGACTTCGACCTTATGAAGTTCGAAGTAAAGAAGGAGCCTCCAGAGGCTGACCGTTACTGCCACCGCCTCCCCCCGGGAtcactctcctctacccctctcagCACGCCCTGCTCCTCCGTGCCTTCCTCGCCCAGCTTCTGCGCCCCCAGCCCCGGTGGCCAGTCGGGCCAAAACCTGGCCAACGGCGTCAACAGTAGCAACAACAGCGGAAGCAGCAACCCCCAGAGCTCGGGCGGAAAGCCCCACCTGGAGGACCTGTACTGGATCCCCAACTACCAGCACCACATTAACCCCGAAGCGCTCAATCTGACCCCCGAGGACGCCGTGGAGGCACTCATCGGCAAcgcccaccaccaccatcaccaccaccagggCTACGAGGGATTCCGCGGCCAGCAGTATGTAGGGGAAGACCTGTCCACGGCCTCGGCCGGCCACCATCACCAgacccaccatcaccaccaccaccatggacACCGCCTCGAGGACCGCTTCTCGGACGACCAGCTGGTCAGCATGACGGTGCGCGAGCTCAATCGGCAACTAAGGGGGTTCAGCAAAGAAGAGGTGATCCGCCTGAAGCAGAAGAGGCGCACGCTTAAGAACCGGGGCTATGCACAGTCCTGCCGCTACAAGCGGGTGCAGCAGAGGCACATGCTGGAGAGTGAGAAGTGCACGCTCCTGAGCCAGGTGGAACAGCTGAAGCAGGACGTCGCGCGCCTGGCCAAAGAGCGAGATCTCTACAAGGAGAAGTACGAGAAGCTCGCGAGCCGAAGCTACAACGGTGGCGGGCCCGGTAACAATAACAGAGACCCCTCTAACGGAAACCACGGGAAACCGGCCTCCACGGAATTCTTCATGTAA